In Deltaproteobacteria bacterium, the genomic window CCCGTTTTGATCGGACTCATGAAGAAGGGATTCATCTCAGCCTTATCCCTCAATGGTGCCGGGGTGATCCATGATACGGAGTTGGCCATGGTCGGCCATACCTCCGAAGATGTGGATCAGGAGTTGGGGACAGGGGCTTTTGGCATGTGCCGGGAAACCGCCCATTTTTTGAACCGTGCCATAAAAAGAGGGGCGGAAAATGGGATGGGATTGGGTGAGGCTGTAGGCGAGGCCTTATTGAAAGCCAAATTCCCTTTTTTATCCTCCAGCCTCCTGGCCACCGCCCGCCGGCTCGAAATCCCCGTGACCGTCCACGTCGCCATCGGTACAGACATCATCCATCTTCACCCCTCCATGGATGCCGAGGCCACCGGGCAGGCCACTTACAGGGATTTCCAGACTTTTTGTTCAATGGTCCGTTCCCTGGAGCAAGGGGTTTTTATTAATATCGGATCGGCCGTCATCCTGCCGGAGGTTTTTCTCAAGGCCGTGACCCTCATCCGGAATTTAGGGTATCCTTTGACCGATTTTACAACCGTCAACATGGATTTCATCCACCATTACCGACCGGCCACCAATATAGTCCGGCGCCCCACCCGGGAAGGAGGGCGGGGGTATTACCTGATCGGCCACCACGAGCTCATGGTCCCTCTGCTGGCCGCCGCCATGATGGAAGGCTGGGACCGGATGACCAAAAAAACTTGAAAGAGCACCCGATGATGATTATTATAAATTATCTAACACTACAGACACTTTTTTCGTCATTCCCGAATGTCTTTATCGGGAATCCAGGTTTTTCAGGAAAATGAGAAATCAAGTCCCTGGATTCCGGCTTAAAACCATGCCGGAATGACGGATAAGGCGGCGCTTCAGCAAAAAATTCGCTGTAGTACTAACCAAAGATATTTGAAATTTTTCTGTTGCACGTTGCGAGTTACGAATTATCAAAGGAGATTGATAAAATGCCTATTTTTGAATATACCTGTCTGGACTGTGAGCAGGATTTTGAGACCATCGTCTTCAGGTCCGATGAGGTGGTTTGTTGCCCAAGTTGTAAAAAAGACCATCTTCAGAAAAAAATGTCCAAATTCGCCTTTAAAGGGTCGGAGCGTTTTGTCGGAACCGGCAGTTCGTCTAATTGCGGGAGCTGCGCATCGCATAACTGTTCCAGTTGCCATTAACAGATTCTTTCATGGGGGAAAAAAACATTATCATCGGGACTCGGGGGAGTCCTTTGGCCTTACGGCAATCCAAATGGGTCAAGGAGGCGCTGGCCGAAGCTCATCCCCGGTTACAGTTCGAGATGGAAATCATCAAGACCACCGGAGATAGAATCCTGGATTGCCCTCTTTCCGCTGTAGGCGGTAAAGGCCTTTTTGTTAAAGAAATTGAAGAGGCCCTGCTGGACCGCAGAATCGATATGGCGGTCCATAGCATGAAGGATATGCCCGGAGATCTGCCCGAAGGACTTATGATCGGAGCGGTGCCGGTTCGGGAAGACCCGAGAGATGTCTTCGTCTCCAGGGACCACCGTCTTCTAAAAGATATTCCCGACCAAGAAAGGATCGGCACCAGCAGCCTGAGGCGCAAGGCCCAGTTGTTGCATCAAAGACCTGACTTTCAAATCGTCTCCATTCGAGGAAATCTGGATACCCGCATAAAAAAAATCGAATCCGAGGGACTGGCCGGGGTTGTTCTGGCGGCTGCCGGAATTCACCGGATGGGTCTCCAAATGAAGGTCAGCCAGTATTTGGAATTTGAGATCAGTCTCCCGGCCGTCGGCCAGGGGGCCTTGGCCCTCGAAATACGGGAAGCGGATCTCCGGCTCAAAAATCTCCTCGGCGTCATCAACCATCAGGCTACCGCCCTCTGTACTCAGGCAGAAAGGTCCTTTCTCAACCGACTCCAGGGTGGTTGTCAGGTTCCCATAGCCGGCCATGCCTGGATTCAAGGGGAACGGATTATTATGAAAGGACTTATCGCCGATCTGGATGGGCAAGAATTGTATACGGATCAGTTCGAAGGCCCCCTTACCGAGCCATCGGCCCTTGGGGTTCGCCTGGCGGAAAGGCTTCTTTTGACCGGAGGCAAAGAAGTCCTGGCCCGGATTTATGGAAAAATGGCTTAGAAGGGAGAAGACAGGATCATGACCGGAAAATGCTTTTTAGTCGGCGCCGGTCCGGGCGACCCGGGATTGATTACCGTAAAAGGCTTAAAGCTTCTCCAGGAAGCCGAAGTGGTTATCTATGATTTTTTGGCCAACCCGGAACTCCTGAAACACATATCTCCAGAGGCTGAGGTCATCTATGTAGGCAAGAAGGGCGGGGACCATACCCTGCCCCAAGGAGAGATCAACCGGTTGATCGTCGATCAGGCCTCATTGGGAAAAAAAATCGTCCGGCTTAAAGGCGGGGATCCCTTTATCTTCGGCCGGGGCGGAGAAGAGGCCGAGGAATTGGTCAAAGCCCATATCCCCTTTGAAATCGTACCGGGAGTCACCTCGGCCATAGCCGTTCCGGCTTACGCCGGAATCCCCTTAACCCACCGTCGATACAACACCAGCGTGGCTTTTTTTACCGGTCATGAAGATCCGACGAAAGAAGTCCCTTCCCGGGATTTGGAAAAAGAAACGACCGGTGATCAAACCCTGGTGTTTTTGATGGGAGTAAAAAACCTTTCCATCATCGTGGAAAGGCTTATTCGCCACGGTCGGGACCCTGAAACCCCGGCGGCTCTTATCCGTTGGGGGACAACAACCAGGCAAAAAACCGTCACCGGTACCCTGCAAACCATTATTCGGAAAGCCGAAGAGGCCGCCCTGGCTCCTCCGGCCATTCTGGTGGTCGGGAAGGTGGTGGAATTGCGGGATACCTTGAATTGGTTTGAACAACGCCCCCTTTTCGGGAAGACCCTGGTCATCACCAGAACTCGTGAAGGGGCCAGTGGATTGGCGGAAAGGCTGGCCGATCTGGGTGCCGAATGCCTGGAATTCCCTACCATTCGAATTGAACCTCCCTCTGACTGGTCCGAACTGGATCAGGCCATTCAACAGATAGAGGGGTATAGCTGGATATTCTTCACCAGCCCCAATGGGGTCCGTTTCTTTTTTGACCGGCTGAAAGGTCTCCGGTTCGATCTGCGCGTCTTAAAGGGTGTAAAAATCGGCGTTATAGGACCGGCCACGGCCCAGGCCCTGGCCGAATTCCACCTGCGGCCCGACCTGGTTCCGGAAAGATATCAGGCCGAATACCTATTAGAGGCCCTTTCCGGCCTCTCTTTGTCCGGCCAAAAG contains:
- the cobA gene encoding uroporphyrinogen-III C-methyltransferase, with translation MTGKCFLVGAGPGDPGLITVKGLKLLQEAEVVIYDFLANPELLKHISPEAEVIYVGKKGGDHTLPQGEINRLIVDQASLGKKIVRLKGGDPFIFGRGGEEAEELVKAHIPFEIVPGVTSAIAVPAYAGIPLTHRRYNTSVAFFTGHEDPTKEVPSRDLEKETTGDQTLVFLMGVKNLSIIVERLIRHGRDPETPAALIRWGTTTRQKTVTGTLQTIIRKAEEAALAPPAILVVGKVVELRDTLNWFEQRPLFGKTLVITRTREGASGLAERLADLGAECLEFPTIRIEPPSDWSELDQAIQQIEGYSWIFFTSPNGVRFFFDRLKGLRFDLRVLKGVKIGVIGPATAQALAEFHLRPDLVPERYQAEYLLEALSGLSLSGQKVLIPRAEQAREVLPEGLRNMGAEVQVVSAYKTLPAQEEKEPLEKKLSRGEIDCLTFTSSSTVINFLALFPRQKILPLLKNVAIACIGPITARTARDNGLQVTAVAEEYTIPGLVQAIERHYSSKLKAQS
- a CDS encoding zinc ribbon domain-containing protein; the encoded protein is MPIFEYTCLDCEQDFETIVFRSDEVVCCPSCKKDHLQKKMSKFAFKGSERFVGTGSSSNCGSCASHNCSSCH
- the hemC gene encoding hydroxymethylbilane synthase produces the protein MGEKNIIIGTRGSPLALRQSKWVKEALAEAHPRLQFEMEIIKTTGDRILDCPLSAVGGKGLFVKEIEEALLDRRIDMAVHSMKDMPGDLPEGLMIGAVPVREDPRDVFVSRDHRLLKDIPDQERIGTSSLRRKAQLLHQRPDFQIVSIRGNLDTRIKKIESEGLAGVVLAAAGIHRMGLQMKVSQYLEFEISLPAVGQGALALEIREADLRLKNLLGVINHQATALCTQAERSFLNRLQGGCQVPIAGHAWIQGERIIMKGLIADLDGQELYTDQFEGPLTEPSALGVRLAERLLLTGGKEVLARIYGKMA